The window ATACTGTGTAACCGAGGTGAGCATTGCATCAGTTTTACCCTGCTTTTTGTTAGGCTCATGCTGGTGATGTGGTTAGactgtttatttatatatatatatatatgaaagagACTCAGAGGTGAAGACAATGAGAAACCTTAAAATTTGCAACTACACATCTGCAGCTCTTTATTTATTGAATCACAGATGTCAAGCGATGGATTTGTGAATATATACTCTTGTTATTGCTCTGCATATTTTTAGCTACGTTCTAAGAAGCTGTTGTTTTCTTAATGTAGTAGTAGATTGGTTCTGTTTACTAGAGAATGCAGTATTCTTTGGTCATAGTCATGTGGTGTTTGTAGTACTTAATGAGGGTAGGAACGGGGGaagatttttgttttacagtgtgGTAATTGGAAAACAAACAGTCTATGGAGATCTTAACCATTGGTTTTTGCAGCGTACAAGGTAGCGAATTGCTGATGCATTGTGTCTTGTGTTGCTGAGGCGGGTACTGACCCTTGCATTGAATCATGCCAAGACACACAAGCTTTTAAACTTTCATTAATCTGTTTTGTTAATCAAagttgtttcttgttttgtttgtttgtttatggttATGATTCTGTTTCATTCAGGAGGGTGGTGCTGTGGTTTCCTGTATGTCCTGTTGACATAAATCACTCACTTTTAAGATCATTTGATACCTATGCACATTATCAGTTTACTTTGTGGGATTGAGACTAAATACTACAATTagaggtttggtttggttttttttttttcctcttcattgtcAATCAGGAAATAACTTTTAGTTTTCCTGAATGCTTTGTCAAGGTCTGGACTCTTGTTTTCTGTCTAATCACAGTACTGAGCATTCTCAGTCTCTGCGCCTGCTCTGTGCATGCCACAtcaagcacagcagagctgtctgAGCCACAAAGTAATGCAGTTGCCAGCAGGAATGTGATACTTGCTAAAGTCTCTAGGAAAGCCTTTTATCTTTGGCAAGTAAGTGTTTTACATGAAATTACACATGATGGTAAAGCCACAGATTTAAAGTGTAGTAACTCCCTCAAGAAATGTTTTCCTCATTTAAGGTGTATATTTAGCCACTTCTgcttggttttaaaataaaaaatatttttaaagtttgcacttttttaaagacactgtGATGTCTGTGTGTGGAAAtgaatgctcttttttttgttattattttacttGCTTATTAACGACGCTTTGAATGCTTGCCATTGAAGCCTAGAATATCCGcaaaaggagaagctgctgctttttggtgCAATAAATTGTAGTATGGTACGCTACTGAATGCGGGGCGGGCGATGGAAGCTGTTGAACGAAAAATATGAATAGGTTTAAATATGTTTAAGAGTCTGCTTACACAATTTCTGTACATCTGTgtgatttttgttcttgtttcaggTGATCTATGCCATCCGCTTACAGAGCACACGGAAATAAATTGGTGCTTCGGACTCTCTCGAGCAGCTGAAAGGAGAAATGTTACCCTGAGAATGAAGCAATAAAACATCTCTCTGCAGACCCGTATGATTGAAAACACGGTCCAGCCCTCCTTCGCTGCCGGACATGCTTCTGTCCTCCTGCCCCGCTCACCCAATGTTGCAGTAATACAGATGGATCGTAGCAGAGAGGCAGAAATGGAGTTACGGAGATCCTCCAGCCCAGGCAGGCTAAGCAAGAGTGACATGGATGCGGACAAGACCATGTGCCACAGCTGCTGCATCTGCGGTAAAAGTTTCCCTTTTCAGAGCTCCTTGTCGCAGCACATGAGGAAGCACACGGGCGAGAAGCCCTACAAATGCCCTTACTGTGATCACAGAGCTTCCCAAAAGGGCAACCTGAAGATCCACATCCGTAGTCACAGAACAGGCACTTTAAGTCAGGGGCACGAGGCGGAGATGGGAGAGGCGCAGCTGGGGGAGATGGGAGTTTCAGAGGGCCTGGGTGGATGCACCAGCCCCACTAAAAGCACCTCTGCCTGCAACAAGATCTTGAACGGTACCGCTCAGGTAGATAGCAGCAAGATCTTGTTGAGAAGCAGCAAGAAGGAGGTCATGGAGACTGCGCCAGCTGAGGAGGATGGCAAGCTGACCTCTTACCAGTGCACCTTCTGCAAAAACAAGTTTGAAAGGAAGAAGGACCTGGAGCAGCACCTGCACCAGGTCCACAAACCATTCAAGTGCAGATTGTGTAGTTACATGACCCTGAGGGAGGAGACGCTGTTAAACCACGTAGAGAAGGACCATATAACAGCTCAGGTCCCAAACGGGGAGGCCTACACTGAGAACTGCAAGAGCGAGTTGAGCGCGGGTGAGTTTCCCTGCGAAGTCTGTGGCCAGGCCTTTAGTCAAACCTGGTTCCTGAAAGCTCACATGAAAAAGCACAGGGGGTCATTTGATCATGGCTGCCACATCTGTGGCAGGAGGTTCAAAGAGCCCTGGTTTCTTAAAAACCACATGAAGTCGCATGGCCCCAAGACCGGgagcaaaaacaaaccaaaaaatgatTTGGAGCTCATAGCCACTATCAATGATGTGATACAGGAGGAGACAATTGTCACGGGCCTGTCTCTGTATGAAGTTTGCACCAAGTGTGGAAATCTGTTTACAAATATGGAGAGCCTGAAAGCGCATAATGCTGTTCACTACCGGGCGcagcggggcagcgccggggatAAAGCCGAGGGCTTAACTGACGGGAGCCTGAGCTCCTCAGTAACGAAACAGTTTTTCTTGCAGTGTCTCAATCTAAGGCCATCTGTAGGGCTGGATAGAGTTACAAGAGGACAGCCTGGGAAAAGAGTAGCCGAGCTGGATCCTGTCAGTAGCTACCAAGCTTGGCAGCTGGCCACCAAAGGAAAAGTAGTAGAGCCCTCCGAGTATGTGAAGTATGTGGGATGGGACGAGACCCTGGCGGATGCGGACGTGACTTACGACAAGGATAAGAGAGAGTATATCCTCGTCAACCAGGAGAAGCGCAAGCGAGACCAGGACTTGCCCAGCTCTTCCAGCAACCCCAAGAAGAAGAGCTGCACCAGCGGGCGCCCAGAGAAAACCAGTGGCGCCCTGCCGGGGGAGAGCTGCCCGCTCGCCCAGGGGGACCTGGACTACCGCCCTGCCTCGCGGCAGAGCCGGCGGGCCGCCCAGAACAAGTCCACCGAGTGCTTCGAGTGCGGGAAGATCTTCCGCACCTACCACCAAATGGTGCTGCACTCCCGGGTGCACCGCAAGGAGCGGAGGAGCTGCGGCGAGGGTGGGACGGCCGCCCAGCCCGACCGCTATGGCTCCAGCAGTGAGGAAGGGGACTCGGGGTCTGTCAGTGGGCCCAGCACCCCCGGCTCGGCGTCCGCCCCGGAGGACTCAGCCACCTCCggcctgggggaggagggggccgaGGAGAGCTCAGAGGAGGGAGCAGCCGACCCCTCGCTAGGTAAGATGGCTCCCAGCCTTCCTCTGCTCGCTGTTGCTGGTTCCACTGTCCCCTCGTGTGGGACACAGCGGTGATCACAGGGAGGGGTGTTTGAAAGCACGTAAGAGGTTTAAAGGCAGTGTCTTGGTGCGGCATCTCCCCGTTTCTGACACAGGTTATAAAAGCGAGATCAAAGGACGTCTTCATAAGGTGCAGGTGAACCTGTATTTCAGTGAAGGACACCCAAGAAGTATCTGAGTTGCCTATATTGATGCTGTAGGGTAGGGGAGTGTCTTCCCTGGGCATCTCGGGGGCTGGTTTTCCCTGATTTATGGGTGTTCCGTGCACTGTTCTGCCTGTAGCGTGCAGGTGTAGCGAGGGCCTGTGTGGTGTAGCCCCGAAGCGCCTAAACTTGTGAGTGAGAGGcgtctctctcctcttctctgcttcGCTTCCCAAATTGTGTTTATAGCTCCAAAGGCTATAATTAATCTCTCTGGATTAAAGCGGTCCTTTGAGCCCAACACTACTAAATGGAACAAATTATTCTCCAAATAGCAGCAACgtaaatatttaaaagaacacCATTAAGCacttttgtatcttctttttttttaatatattttatttttgttgctcaCCATTCTTAGTTTATAATACCCTCTTAGAAACGTGAGATTAGACATTCTTTCCTTACTAGCCTCGcgctgctgttttgtttgttttctatttggcGAACAATAacgttttcctct of the Larus michahellis chromosome 2, bLarMic1.1, whole genome shotgun sequence genome contains:
- the ZNF516 gene encoding zinc finger protein 516 isoform X2 — translated: MIENTVQPSFAAGHASVLLPRSPNVAVIQMDRSREAEMELRRSSSPGRLSKSDMDADKTMCHSCCICGKSFPFQSSLSQHMRKHTGEKPYKCPYCDHRASQKGNLKIHIRSHRTGTLSQGHEAEMGEAQLGEMGVSEGLGGCTSPTKSTSACNKILNGTAQVDSSKILLRSSKKEVMETAPAEEDGKLTSYQCTFCKNKFERKKDLEQHLHQVHKPFKCRLCSYMTLREETLLNHVEKDHITAQVPNGEAYTENCKSELSAGEFPCEVCGQAFSQTWFLKAHMKKHRGSFDHGCHICGRRFKEPWFLKNHMKSHGPKTGSKNKPKNDLELIATINDVIQEETIVTGLSLYEVCTKCGNLFTNMESLKAHNAVHYRAQRGSAGDKAEGLTDGSLSSSVTKQFFLQCLNLRPSVGLDRVTRGQPGKRVAELDPVSSYQAWQLATKGKVVEPSEYVKYVGWDETLADADVTYDKDKREYILVNQEKRKRDQDLPSSSSNPKKKSCTSGRPEKTSGALPGESCPLAQGDLDYRPASRQSRRAAQNKSTECFECGKIFRTYHQMVLHSRVHRKERRSCGEGGTAAQPDRYGSSSEEGDSGSVSGPSTPGSASAPEDSATSGLGEEGAEESSEEGAADPSLDEKPYRCNFSEEETPMVTSQLDEHPKLGSRNTRENEARESKPEIPALVSALESVIKQPFSKYQDVKCSADIKMPAFHHSQGLPCSSRIASFAPGVGQTSSNIVMDLKTSLEVQASRTRENLLDLNREHPLTEKGAEAQEVAPLDLSEKSTRDNSCNKNLNTSLQAALIVYPCPFCSHKTYYPEVLWMHKRILHKISCNSMVPPWVQQNGFKSIKNNLVFLARSGRTGPPPVLGGKECQPLPVARFTRTQVPSALPGSKSNSLSVGTTGKSGSTHQSKDGHAFGHCGPRLSGLEGYRQPKLNHSQEQYSITAQQKSKYEANSKLMQMGAYSRSVTPTQTVISRPSTQPTNSKQVEKYMVPQGSTSFAPPGKHCVSDSMKAKFNPPPQYHPLCKSEQYTKHEEPSVPQRESHVKAGNEMRTLANCTAVARTSPLLQPQPSPTVVSPALHSSKQDLGSDGHEKRLDVLNIFKTYIPKDLASLYQTCGANSPVLDHTGMLRTQTRQGDCVCRECGKCFTQPSHLRTHQRSHTVVFESNGLRGTEVHTTSADAPKQGRDHGGAEVAHTLPLRKGT
- the ZNF516 gene encoding zinc finger protein 516 isoform X1 gives rise to the protein MIENTVQPSFAAGHASVLLPRSPNVAVIQMDRSREAEMELRRSSSPGRLSKSDMDADKTMCHSCCICGKSFPFQSSLSQHMRKHTGEKPYKCPYCDHRASQKGNLKIHIRSHRTGTLSQGHEAEMGEAQLGEMGVSEGLGGCTSPTKSTSACNKILNGTAQVDSSKILLRSSKKEVMETAPAEEDGKLTSYQCTFCKNKFERKKDLEQHLHQVHKPFKCRLCSYMTLREETLLNHVEKDHITAQVPNGEAYTENCKSELSAGEFPCEVCGQAFSQTWFLKAHMKKHRGSFDHGCHICGRRFKEPWFLKNHMKSHGPKTGSKNKPKNDLELIATINDVIQEETIVTGLSLYEVCTKCGNLFTNMESLKAHNAVHYRAQRGSAGDKAEGLTDGSLSSSVTKQFFLQCLNLRPSVGLDRVTRGQPGKRVAELDPVSSYQAWQLATKGKVVEPSEYVKYVGWDETLADADVTYDKDKREYILVNQEKRKRDQDLPSSSSNPKKKSCTSGRPEKTSGALPGESCPLAQGDLDYRPASRQSRRAAQNKSTECFECGKIFRTYHQMVLHSRVHRKERRSCGEGGTAAQPDRYGSSSEEGDSGSVSGPSTPGSASAPEDSATSGLGEEGAEESSEEGAADPSLDEKPYRCNFSEEETPMVTSQLDEHPKLGSRNTRENEARESKPEIPALVSALESVIKQPFSKYQDVKCSADIKMPAFHHSQGLPCSSRIASFAPGVGQTSSNIVMDLKTSLEVQASRTRENLLDLNREHPLTEKGAEAQEVAPLDLSEKSTRDNSCNKNLNTSLQAALIVYPCPFCSHKTYYPEVLWMHKRILHKISCNSMVPPWVQQNGFKSIKNNLVFLARSGRTGPPPVLGGKECQPLPVARFTRTQVPSALPGSKSNSLSVGTTGKSGSTHQSKDGHAFGHCGPRLSGLEGYRQPKLNHSQEQYSITAQQKSKYEANSKLMQMGAYSRSVTPTQTVISRPSTQPTNSKQVEKYMVPQGSTSFAPPGKHCVSDSMKAKFNPPPQYHPLCKSEQYTKHEEPSVPQRESHVKAGNEMRTLANCTAVARTSPLLQPQPSPTVVSPALHSSKQDLGSDGHEKRLDVLNIFKTYIPKDLASLYQTCGANSPVLDHTGMLRTQTRQGDCVCRECGKCFTQPSHLRTHQRSHTGERPRRCRGRPHAASPEGNLEPRQRSPRASGPHPDGQCRRPPVPRRLPSSLPASHRLARSRCAGLKPALCEEGGASALLIILK